DNA sequence from the Paraburkholderia azotifigens genome:
CGCGTCGGCCATGTGCGGATTCTGCATCGTGCCGCGCGCGATCAGGCCGAGCGACGTATGCAGCAGCACCCACCGCAGCGCGACGCCGAGCACCACCGCAACCGCGATGATGACGAGCGTATAACTGCTAACCGAGTATCCGCCGATCGTGAAGTTGCCCAGCGGCGCGGAAATGCCCGCCGTCGTATTGCCCGCAATCGACGTGACGACGCCGATCAGCAGCAGCGACAGTCCCCACGTTGCCAGCATCGTGTCGATCATGCGGCCGTACAGCCGCCGGATGAAGATCCGTTCCAGCACGACGCCGATCAGTGCGACCACAAGCGGCGCGACGACGAGAATCGCGACCCACAGGTTCACGCCGAAGCGGATCGCCTCGATAGCCGCATACGCGCCCAGCATCATGAATTCGCCGTGCGCCAGATTGATCACCTTCATCATGCCGAAGATGACCGCGAGCCCCGATGAAATCACGACGAGACTCGCGATCGCATAGAGCACCTGAATCACAACGATCGCGGCAAGGTCCATCGTAGCTCCTCTCCATGAAGGCGCAGCGTGCGCCTCAAAGCTTGATCACGTATTGCTGGTTGTCGCGCGGGTTCTTGATGAGATTGCATACCGCGCTCGTATCCACAGGAGGCTGGTTCTGGAACGTCTGCACGATGTCGAGCTTGTGATTCTTCACCTGCGCGATACTCACGTTGAGCACGCAGTGATGCGTCGCCGGATCGATCGACACCTTGCCGCTGGGCGCGTCGATGCTGATCCCGGACTCCAGCGCCTCGATCACCTTCACGCGATCGAGCGTGCCCGCTTTCTTCACGCCCTGTGCCCAGAGGTTGAAGCCCTGATACGTACCCATCGCCAGCTCGGTGATGTTCGGGTAGTTCGCGCCGAAACGTTTGTGAAAACGGTCCTTGAACGCCTTGTTCACCGGGTTGTCGAGGTTCTCGAAGTAGTTGTACGAGACCAGGAAACCATCGCACTCCTCGGGCGAGAGAACAATCTGCTCGTTGCCACCCGCGAAGGTCGTCGACGCCAGCGGAATTTTCTTGTGCAGCCCCGCCGCCGCCCATTGCCGGTAGAACGACATATGCGAGCCGCCGACGAGCGCCGACACGAGCATGTCGGGCTTCGCCGACTCGATCTTCGAGATGGTCGAGCCGAAATTGGTGACGTCGAGCGGAAAGAAGTCGATTGACTGTATGGACCCGCCGTTGTCCTGGACGAACTTCTTCACCCACTGCGAGGTGATCTGGCCGTAGTTGTAATCAGCGGCAACGACGTAGACCTTCTTGCCCCACTGCTTCATCGCGTAGGGGATCAGCCTGGCGACGGTCTGGCCCGGCGTCACGCCCGTGCAGAACGTGTTGCGGTCGCACACGCCGCCTTCGTACTGCGTGTTGTAAAAATAGAGCGTGCGATAACGGTCCAGCACGGGCCGCATGACTTCGCGCGAAGCCGACGTGATGCCGCCGTGCACGACCGCGACCTTGTCCTTCAACGCCGATTGCTGCGCGAACTGCGTATAGAGCTGCATACTCGACTGCGGATCGTAATTCAGCAGCTTGATCTGCTTGCCGAGCAGGCCGCCCTGCGCGTTCCACTCCTCGACGGCAATGGTGAGGCAGTCCGCCATCGGCTTGCCGTAGATATCGAGGCCGCCCGACAGGTCCGTGATGCCGCCGACAAGAATCTCGTCGGCCGCTTCGGCGATGAAGGGAAACGAGCCCGCCATTCCTGCGGCTACCGATGCCGCAGACGATTTCAGAAACGCACGTCGGTCCATAGAGGGGTTCCGGAAAGAGACGCGAGGAGAATCACAAGGGTCAGACTTTCGTCCAGTCGATCGACTGTTCGAATGCGTAGGCGCCGCGATAGATGGTCGCTTCGTCCCAATGCTTGCCGATCAGCATCATGCCCACGGGCAGACCGTCGACCGTGCCGCACGGCACGCTCATCGCTGGATGTCCCGTGCAATCGAACGGGCAGGTGTTCGGCAACATCTCGAAAGCGCGCGTGACGATTTCCTCGACGCCCGCGTCCGGCTTGGGCAGTGGCGTCGCCGTGAGCGGCAGCGTCGGCATCAGGAGCAGATCGTAGTCAGCGAACGCGGCGTCGTAGGCGGCCGTGAGCTGGCGCGACAGGTTCTGCGCCTTCGCATAGAAATGCCCGCGATAGTGGCGGATGAAGTACTCGCCGAGCACCATCGTGATCTTCAACGTCTCCGACAGTTCGTCCGCGCGCTCATGCCAGCCAGCGTGATAGTCCACCATGCCCGTGACGTACAGGCCCTTCCAGTTGAAGCCGTGACCGTTGTCCTTCATCATCTGCTGCGTGGCGCCCTCGGCGGCGATCGGCAGCCATATCGACGGGCCCACGCGATGCATCGGAATCGATACCTCGCTGACCTTCGCACCCAGTTCCGCAAAATGATCGGCAGCGGCGCGCACCTTCGCGTCCGATTCCGCGAGCGATTGCGGCCATCCGAAACCCTCTTTCACGACGCCGATCTTCAGTCCGCGCACACCTTCCTTCATCAGGTCCGAATAGGGCTTGGCGGTCTGCCCTGCGTGCTGGCGTGGATCGAGGCCGTCAGGGCCGGCCAGCACTTCGAGCATCAACGCGTTATCCGTCACGTTGGCCGTCATCGGTCCCGTGTGGTCGATCGTCAGTTCGATCGGCATGATGCCCGTATAAGGAACCAGCCCATGAGTGGGCTTCATGCCGTAGATCCCGCAGTACGAGGCGGGCATGCGGATAGAGCCGCCCTGATCGCCGCCGATAGCGAGATCGACTTCGCCCGCGGCCACGAGCGCTGCGCTTCCCGACGACGAACCGCCCGCCGAATAGCCCATCTTTCGCGGATTGTGCACGGGCGCCGGCGCGCTCGTATGCGAGCCGCCCGAGAAGCAGAAGTACTCGCAGGTGGCCTTGCCGACAATGGTCGCGCCCGCATCGAGCAGACGCGTCACGATGGTTGCATCGACATCGGGCACGTAGCCTTCGAGCGTGGAGGCGCCGTTCATCATCGGCACACCTGCAAGGCATACGTTATCCTTCAGCGCGACGGTCTTGCCCGCAAGCTTGCCCGTGGGCGCGCCCTTCACTTCGCTCTTGACGTACCAGGCGCCATAGCGGTTCTCTTCGCCCGAAGGACGATAACCAGGGGTGCGCGCATACGTGACACGCGGGACGTAGTCCGGCATCGCGTCGACGACATCGTATGCGTCGAAATTCGGCTGCAACAACGTGTGATACGCAGCGAGCTGCGCCTCGGACAGATGGATGCCAAGACTGATGGCGACTTCGTCAAGCTGGGCGGGCGTGGGACGTTTCACTGCCATGGCTTCCTCACTCGAACGGATTCGTGACGGACTGCCGCCTGCTGTCATGCAGGCGCACCGTAATGAACGGGACGAAACGAACTGCACATATCCCGATCTGCGAGCCATGGTATGGACACATATTTTCCGCGTCAACAATTTATTTTCCATGGAAAGTAAATTGGACGAAGCCCGATGCGACACGACGCAAGCAGCGCTTATAGCCGCGAAAGCACTTCGAAATGATGGCCTGCGGCCCGCGCGAGATAGATGGGCACGCGGTTCACTCGTCCGCCCGCATAGGCTGAATCGCGGGCGCTTCGAAAAGAAAGCGGCGCGATGCCGAGTTGCGCGAGTCCTGCCTGCTCGGACAGACGTCTGCGCCGGGCGTCGTCGAACAGCGCAGCCAGAAAATGAATGCCTTCGTAGGTGGATTGACCGAAGGTGTCGAGCGTCGGCGCACGCGCGCCGTATCGCCCGCGATAACGTTCCTTGAATGCGAGGTTCGCATCCGTGCCCAATGAAGCGAAATAGCCCGAGGCCACATACAGGTCCGCCGTGTTGCGCGCCCCGATGCCGAGCAGTTCGTTTTCTCCGAGCGCGCACGAAAGCCGCACGATGTGAGTTGCAAGTCCGGCCTCGCCGAACGCGCGATTGAAGTCGATGGTGTCCTGGCCGATCAGCGACAGCAGCACGGCATCCGCTCGCCGCTTGCGGATCGCGTCGAGCACCTCGCCATGTTCGCCTCCGCCGAACGGCAGATACATGTCGCCGACCACCTCGGCCCCCGCATCGAGCACGTAACGTCGCGCGAGCCGATGCGTCGCGTGAGGCCATACATAGTCGTTGCCGACGAAGAACCAGCGCTTCGGGCGGCGCTGCCTGCTGATCCAGTGAATGGCCGGCTGGAGCTGGCGCCGCGTGGTTTCGCCAATCGCGAATACGCCAGGTGTGCGCTCGCCGCCTTCGTAGAGCGGCGTATAGACGAACGGTAGCTGTCCACCCACGGCTTTGAGCAGATCGAGGCGCACTGCGCTCGTATGCATGCCGACGAGCGCATCGATTGCGCCGTCGCCAACGAGATCGCTCAACGCACAGTCGAGCCCGCGCGCGTCGTCACCCGCATTGATGGTCAAAAGCCGGCAGGAGCGGCCCGCGATGCCCGCCGACGCGTTCAGCTCATCGACGGCGAGTTGAGCCGAGGCGAGCGCGCAAGGCCCCCAAAGCCCGGCCGCGCCGCCTAGCGGCACGCACAACGCAATGGTCATCTCCTGCGCTGGACGGCAGGCACGGGAACGCGGCTTCATCAGACGGTCGACGCGGCGGGTTCGAACGATTCAGGATGCACCAACGAATGGCGTGCGCGCACCATCGCGCGCACGCGCCAGAGGACACTTTGCACCGATACTTTCCGCAGAAAGTTTATTTGCGTAAGATTCACCTATTCGTCTTTCACGAAGCATCTACCATGCCGGACACCGACCTCTCCTCCTACCTTGCCTGGCTCATCGCATCCGCGCATCGGCAGATGAAGCTCAGTCTCGCCCAGTTGACTGCCGAAGAAGGCGTGAACGAAGAGCACTGGCGCATCCTGCATGCGGTGTCCGACGAGGCGGGCCATTCGATGAGCGAACTCGCCGCTCAAGTCCTGCTCAATCTTCCCGCGCTGACCAAGAACGTCGACAAGCTCGTGAGCCGCGGCCTGGTGCAGCGGTCGGCGGACGACTACGACAGCCGCAAGGTGCTGATCTTCATCACGGACCGGGGCATCAAGCTGCTCGGCCGCCTGCAACCGGGCGTGGACGCGCATCACGCCGCCATCGAAGAAACGCTCGGCCCTCGCAACGCCAGGCAGTTGAAGCGTCTGCTCGAACGGTTTATCGAGGAGTCGGGACCGCGTTGACGCGTGCCGCCCTCTTCAAAGCTGCACGCCGCGCGTGAGTGCGCCATCGACCACGAAGTTGGTGCCGCTCACGAAACTCGCTGCCGGGCTCGCAATAAACGCGACAGCATTAGCGATTTCCTGCGGCCTGGCCATGCGCCCGGTCGGATTCAATGCGAGCGCCCGCTCGAACAGCGCCGCATCGTTATGCTCGATCCAGTCCCACACGCCGCCTTCGAAATAGACGTTGCCGGGAGATACCGTGTTCGCTCGAATGCCTTTGGACGCGAGCTGATTCGCAAGCCCCTGCATGTAGTGAACGAGTGCGGCCTTGAATACGCCGTAAGGGCCGGCGGCGAAATCGATCTCGCGCCCCGATACACTCGATATCGCGACGATCGACGCCGCCTTGCTCGCTTCGAGCCAGGGCATGGCCGCATCCACGAGATTGACCGTGCCGAGCAGGTCGGTCTCGAACTCCTTGCGCCACGATTCGAGATCGTTGCCGATAGCGAGCGCGCTGACGTTGGCCACTACGATATCGAGCCCGCCCCAGTCCTTCGCCACGTGCCCGACCCATGCCTTCAGCGCGTTGCCGTCCGCGACATCCACGGCAGCGCCCGACGCGCGTGCGCCGCCCAGTTCCGCTAGTGCGCCCGCAGTCGCCGTCACGGCCGCCTCGTCGCGTGCGCAGATGGCCACGTCGGCGCCTTCCTGCGCGAGCGTACGCGCAATGGCAAGACCGATGCCCTTGGTCCCGCCCGTCACGATTGCCTTCAGTCCCTTCAGTTGCAAGTCCATCTTGGTTGCCCCTTGTTGAACCTACGGTTGAATTCAGTCTTCGCCGCGCCCATCCTCGTGCATCATCCCGCGCTTGATCTGCAGCACCTCGCCCGCCTGGATCACAGAGTGACAGATGTCGTCGACCGACACACGTTTCTCCATCGCCTGGGCGCGCAGCATGTCGTACGCTTCGTTCTCGCTGACGCCATGCATCGTCATCAAAATGCCCTTCGCTTCCTGCAGATGCCGGCTGTCGAGCAGCTTCTGCTCGAGCCTTGGCAATTCGTTGCAAGTGCTGCCGCGAGCGCCGCGCATGATTGAGCGCCATGATTACGGTCGACAGCAGGCCCGAGGCGCGAATCGGCGTCGTGACGATGCCGTCCGATCCCATCTTGATGGCCTGATCGATGAAGGTCGGATTCTCATACGCGACCACGCAGATGACGGGCGGCGCATCCGGCCCGGACCATTCGTCCTTCGGCGCGCGCTCTTCGGGCAACAGCGCACGGAACACCAGATCCGTCCTGTCGGGCAGCGTCTCCAGCGGCGGCCAGCATCGCTCGACCTGAAAGCCCATGCGCCGGAGATGGTTCGTGAGCGTCTGGCCGTCGTCATCGTCGGGATGGAACACGACCACGCGCGGATGGCGCTCCAGAATCGAACTGGTGAGGCTGCGTTGGTCTCTGCCCATGCGCGCGCTCACGTCAGTAGTCCCGCGTGCTCAACTTCGTCACCCAGTCCCCGAGTGTCTGGCGTGTCATATACGGGTCGGGGCCGACGGCGAACTTCGATTCGCGCAGCACGGTGAACTGGCCGTCCGCATTCGCGCGGCCGATACGCGGATAGAGCGCCATGTGATGATTCACGGGATCGATCCGCACCCTGCCTTGCGGCGCTGCGAATTCGGAGCCGAGCAAATGCGGCATGATCTTGCCGATTTCGTCCGAACCGGCGCGCGTGCAGGCTTCGGCGA
Encoded proteins:
- a CDS encoding branched-chain amino acid ABC transporter permease, translated to MDLAAIVVIQVLYAIASLVVISSGLAVIFGMMKVINLAHGEFMMLGAYAAIEAIRFGVNLWVAILVVAPLVVALIGVVLERIFIRRLYGRMIDTMLATWGLSLLLIGVVTSIAGNTTAGISAPLGNFTIGGYSVSSYTLVIIAVAVVLGVALRWVLLHTSLGLIARGTMQNPHMADALGIAPGRVYSATFAIGAALSGLAGALLAPMTGVVPTMGGAFIAKAFITVIGGGPAIVAGLVSSSMLFGAINQVATFASTPVLGEVALLVGAIVMLRLLPRGITGRFFKGAL
- a CDS encoding ABC transporter substrate-binding protein produces the protein MDRRAFLKSSAASVAAGMAGSFPFIAEAADEILVGGITDLSGGLDIYGKPMADCLTIAVEEWNAQGGLLGKQIKLLNYDPQSSMQLYTQFAQQSALKDKVAVVHGGITSASREVMRPVLDRYRTLYFYNTQYEGGVCDRNTFCTGVTPGQTVARLIPYAMKQWGKKVYVVAADYNYGQITSQWVKKFVQDNGGSIQSIDFFPLDVTNFGSTISKIESAKPDMLVSALVGGSHMSFYRQWAAAGLHKKIPLASTTFAGGNEQIVLSPEECDGFLVSYNYFENLDNPVNKAFKDRFHKRFGANYPNITELAMGTYQGFNLWAQGVKKAGTLDRVKVIEALESGISIDAPSGKVSIDPATHHCVLNVSIAQVKNHKLDIVQTFQNQPPVDTSAVCNLIKNPRDNQQYVIKL
- a CDS encoding amidase, encoding MAVKRPTPAQLDEVAISLGIHLSEAQLAAYHTLLQPNFDAYDVVDAMPDYVPRVTYARTPGYRPSGEENRYGAWYVKSEVKGAPTGKLAGKTVALKDNVCLAGVPMMNGASTLEGYVPDVDATIVTRLLDAGATIVGKATCEYFCFSGGSHTSAPAPVHNPRKMGYSAGGSSSGSAALVAAGEVDLAIGGDQGGSIRMPASYCGIYGMKPTHGLVPYTGIMPIELTIDHTGPMTANVTDNALMLEVLAGPDGLDPRQHAGQTAKPYSDLMKEGVRGLKIGVVKEGFGWPQSLAESDAKVRAAADHFAELGAKVSEVSIPMHRVGPSIWLPIAAEGATQQMMKDNGHGFNWKGLYVTGMVDYHAGWHERADELSETLKITMVLGEYFIRHYRGHFYAKAQNLSRQLTAAYDAAFADYDLLLMPTLPLTATPLPKPDAGVEEIVTRAFEMLPNTCPFDCTGHPAMSVPCGTVDGLPVGMMLIGKHWDEATIYRGAYAFEQSIDWTKV
- a CDS encoding substrate-binding domain-containing protein; this encodes MKPRSRACRPAQEMTIALCVPLGGAAGLWGPCALASAQLAVDELNASAGIAGRSCRLLTINAGDDARGLDCALSDLVGDGAIDALVGMHTSAVRLDLLKAVGGQLPFVYTPLYEGGERTPGVFAIGETTRRQLQPAIHWISRQRRPKRWFFVGNDYVWPHATHRLARRYVLDAGAEVVGDMYLPFGGGEHGEVLDAIRKRRADAVLLSLIGQDTIDFNRAFGEAGLATHIVRLSCALGENELLGIGARNTADLYVASGYFASLGTDANLAFKERYRGRYGARAPTLDTFGQSTYEGIHFLAALFDDARRRRLSEQAGLAQLGIAPLSFRSARDSAYAGGRVNRVPIYLARAAGHHFEVLSRL
- a CDS encoding MarR family winged helix-turn-helix transcriptional regulator codes for the protein MPDTDLSSYLAWLIASAHRQMKLSLAQLTAEEGVNEEHWRILHAVSDEAGHSMSELAAQVLLNLPALTKNVDKLVSRGLVQRSADDYDSRKVLIFITDRGIKLLGRLQPGVDAHHAAIEETLGPRNARQLKRLLERFIEESGPR
- a CDS encoding SDR family NAD(P)-dependent oxidoreductase, producing MDLQLKGLKAIVTGGTKGIGLAIARTLAQEGADVAICARDEAAVTATAGALAELGGARASGAAVDVADGNALKAWVGHVAKDWGGLDIVVANVSALAIGNDLESWRKEFETDLLGTVNLVDAAMPWLEASKAASIVAISSVSGREIDFAAGPYGVFKAALVHYMQGLANQLASKGIRANTVSPGNVYFEGGVWDWIEHNDAALFERALALNPTGRMARPQEIANAVAFIASPAASFVSGTNFVVDGALTRGVQL